Sequence from the Primulina huaijiensis isolate GDHJ02 unplaced genomic scaffold, ASM1229523v2 scaffold37775, whole genome shotgun sequence genome:
CTTCTCGTATAATTATACGATTCAATTTAATTAGTTTTACGATTTGAAGAATTGAATCAACAAAATTATTGGAAAAAAGACAGCAAACTggtatatcttttattttttttgtaaaaaaaaaaatcggaaaTGAAAccatattttctcatttcccGGAATAAAACACCCCAGCCTGCCTAATGGCACAGCTCTAACCTGACGCCTCCATTCTTCACAAGCACCATTGAATTTCATCTGGGGTTTCTCTATTATATACTTGTGATCGTTCTCTTGgtattttttttcctcaaactTATGGACAGAGATTATTCGCTCAAACGTTTTCCGATCTGAGGTGGTGAAATAAATCATGGAGGAGAGTATTTTGTGCCAGTGGAGTGTAATTCGATCCATATTAGCTATTCTCCAGTGGTGGGGTTTCAATGTCACCGTTATTATTATCAACAAATGGATCTTTCAGGTTTGTGTTTGTTAAGTCTGCGTCtttcatacaacaacaaaaactaGCGTAGATTATTGAAGGAATCGTTTTCATGTTTTTGTAGGCTACTAATTTTACGGATTTCGTTCCTTTATTGGTTGATAGTTTTGTGTTGATTGTATCTGTAGTTGATTTTTGTTTTCGAACTTTCGATTGTGCTAAATGTGGTTCTGTTTTAGAATTTTGTGGCAGGGCAGTGCAATATTGTAGTTGATTTTTGAATCCCCTTTTAATTCGAGGGATGCTTTTGTAAACTGTGTGTTACGAATGGCCTTTGCACTTTAGTTTCTTTATGCACATATTTGTAAATGCATAGAACGGGCTGATCTCTGACTATCTGTTGTCTGTGTTTATTCTTAATTTTCGTTGTGGGATGAGAAATTTTGATCGTTAATGGTTTTTGAGCTTATTAGAATATAATGGGTGAAACTCACACAATTATGCTTGGAGTATTTCATTAAGAGctcaaatgaaaattttaaaaataaaattttgcctTGTGAATGGCCAACTTAATGATCATTCACCTATACTTCTATGCGGTTTCATGGTCTATTTATTTTAGGTTCCATTACgtcaatttttaaataatataaatgatAGTGTAGTTGTATTTGGTTATAAACATGCTACTGATTTTTTCCGTTATAATGATCTTGAATGCGAATGTGATGATTTTTCTTGCTCACAGATCTTCCATTTTCTTTGCCTTGACAGAAACTGGATTTTAAGTTTCCGTTATCAGTGTCATGCATTCACTTTATATCTTCGGCAATAGGTGCATACCTGGTAATTAAAGTGCTAAAACTAAAGCCACTCATTCTGGTTGACCCTGAAGATCGCTGGAGGAGAATTTTTCCCATGTCatttatattttgtatcaaCATAGTTTTGGGAAATGTGAGCCTGCGTTATATTCCGGTTTCTTTCATGCAAACCATCAAATCTTTCACCCCTGCAACAACTGGTGAGTTTTTATTCCTGCCAATATCAGGCAACGTGAAATAATGATGATTTGATGCGTAATAACCTTTAAATTTATCGTTGTATTTGATCATTTTGATATTGTTGGCTCTATTTCGTAAATGTTATCAGCTTTCTCTTTATTTTGTCAATGAAGACTTACATTTATAATGCCTTTAAAACAGTTATCTTGCAGTGGCTTAtctggaaaaaatattttgactgGAGAATTTGGGCTTCTTTGATTCCAATTGTTGGAGGGATTTTAGTCACTTCTGTCACCGAGCTGAGTTTTAATATGCTGGGGTTTTTTGCTGCTTTATTTGGCTGTCTTGCTACCTCTACAAAAACCATTCTTGCGGAGTCTTTGTTGCATGGATACAAATTTGATAGGTATTTACTTATTCATAATCTTGTTCTTCCTCTACCAGATTGCtttcttattttcttatataGCTAGCATCTATCTTTTACATGTAACTCTTTCCTAACTTAAAATAGCTGAGGAACTATTTGTCATCTATCAACCTTCCTATACGTAGTTGTGCAGATGATTACTTCAATGAATACGGACACAGTTAGAGTAGAaagaaattgtttttaaattgttTGATGTTTTCCTTGGTGCTAAAATGAGTCAAAATTATCTGTTTGTATTTACTTTATTTTGTCGAAAAATGATAACCAACGAATATATTTggttttaccaaaaaaattgaaataacatGCCGTAATTTTCCAATCAATGCTCGTGCACCTCACTTTGTATAAGTGATTAATTTGCTTTGTCGAGTGCATTCAATTCCACTGTTGCGTTCCCATGCTTGACTATTCAAATTTTTAGATATTTTGCACgcctttttttattaattacttgGAAACTAGACTTACTAGTTATTGGAATAACTATGATAGACTACCATTTTCATCTGTGGATTTTTAATTCACCCAATTCATTCATTGACTTTTTGTGatcaaatctctctttttttctctATGAATCTGTTT
This genomic interval carries:
- the LOC140968778 gene encoding UDP-galactose transporter 1-like isoform X1, with the protein product MEESILCQWSVIRSILAILQWWGFNVTVIIINKWIFQKLDFKFPLSVSCIHFISSAIGAYLVIKVLKLKPLILVDPEDRWRRIFPMSFIFCINIVLGNVSLRYIPVSFMQTIKSFTPATTVILQWLIWKKYFDWRIWASLIPIVGGILVTSVTELSFNMLGFFAALFGCLATSTKTILAESLLHGYKFDSINTVYYMAPFATMILAVPAMLLEGPGVVEWIHTSPSLFSSLVIIFGSGVLAFCLNFSIFYVIHSTTAVTFNVAGNLKVAVAVTCSWLIFRNPISAMNAVGCAITLLGCTFYGYIRHMLSQTPGTPRTPRTPRTPRAITELIPLVNEKLDDKV